A window from Vulcanimicrobium alpinum encodes these proteins:
- a CDS encoding NAD(P)-dependent oxidoreductase gives MSWERGAGRPATVGVLGAGRMGLPIARQLVGAGFHTIAYRRGAGDELRAAGARVAGSVAELCVGAEVVISLLPSADAVHAVLPELVRGLRPGSVLVDMATLGLAVKKQVRDALEPRGVAMLDCPISGGPMMIPRRENVVLGSGEPDAFEHARPPLESFSANVLYLGVFGTGSRVKFIAQQLVAVHNLAAAEALRYAMRSGIDANTVIAAIVPSIASSRFFEQRAPMMVERRFSPALGPIGMLAKDLPPVLDDADEIGVAMPLLRTAQRYYAAALEAGMGELDVAAMIDALELDGAALQHEVNR, from the coding sequence GTGAGCTGGGAGCGCGGCGCCGGCCGCCCGGCTACGGTCGGCGTGCTTGGTGCGGGCCGGATGGGTCTGCCGATCGCGCGTCAGCTCGTGGGCGCCGGGTTCCATACGATCGCGTACCGCCGCGGCGCGGGCGACGAACTTCGCGCCGCCGGGGCGCGCGTCGCGGGTTCGGTCGCGGAACTCTGCGTCGGTGCCGAAGTCGTGATCTCGCTGCTCCCCTCCGCCGACGCGGTGCACGCCGTACTGCCCGAACTCGTGCGGGGCTTGCGTCCCGGCTCGGTGCTCGTCGACATGGCGACGCTCGGCCTCGCGGTGAAGAAGCAGGTACGAGACGCGCTCGAGCCGCGCGGCGTCGCGATGCTCGATTGCCCGATCAGCGGCGGCCCGATGATGATCCCGCGCCGCGAGAACGTCGTCCTCGGCAGCGGCGAGCCCGACGCATTCGAGCACGCGCGACCGCCGCTCGAGTCGTTCTCCGCGAACGTGCTCTATCTGGGCGTCTTCGGCACGGGATCGCGCGTGAAATTCATCGCGCAGCAGCTCGTCGCCGTGCACAACCTGGCCGCCGCCGAGGCCCTGCGCTACGCGATGCGCAGCGGGATCGACGCAAATACGGTGATCGCCGCGATCGTCCCGAGCATCGCGTCGTCGCGTTTCTTCGAACAGCGCGCGCCGATGATGGTCGAGCGGCGGTTCTCGCCGGCGCTCGGACCGATCGGGATGCTCGCGAAAGATCTGCCTCCGGTGCTCGACGATGCCGACGAGATCGGCGTCGCAATGCCGCTGCTGCGGACCGCGCAGCGTTACTACGCCGCGGCGCTCGAGGCCGGGATGGGCGAGCTCGACGTCGCCGCGATGATCGACGCGCTCGAACTCGACGGTGCTGCGCTGCAGCACGAGGTGAACCGATGA
- a CDS encoding ABC transporter substrate-binding protein, protein MGDTRMTVAIVAPAFVYMPLWAAASEGLFRDEGLDVTIEVAGGTTHGVTERLLDGRAQIGIGTPEGVLLDGSGDLVIIAGHANRAALSLVAQPRFRNVGELRGARFGVASLTEGTAYILREMLAQRGLHDGDYALLEVGTHPVRWEALKAGTLDAALQLVPFNYMAEDAGFAILAQAYDDVPDYAFTTVNVRRSWAGAQPAIVEAFLRALLRGTAWIYDHPAASVRVAASASGVPEAYVERAVREFVDRRVVARDLSLSRAGLAKVEETLAHAGATRAADADRAIDLRALERARASLAQLSRSTS, encoded by the coding sequence ATGGGTGACACCAGGATGACCGTCGCGATCGTCGCGCCCGCTTTCGTGTACATGCCGTTGTGGGCGGCCGCGTCGGAAGGGCTGTTTCGCGATGAAGGTCTCGACGTCACGATCGAGGTCGCGGGCGGGACGACGCACGGCGTCACGGAGCGTCTGCTCGACGGCCGCGCGCAGATCGGGATCGGGACCCCCGAGGGCGTGCTGCTCGACGGAAGCGGCGATCTCGTCATCATCGCGGGCCATGCGAACCGCGCCGCGCTCTCGCTCGTCGCGCAGCCGCGTTTTCGCAACGTTGGCGAACTGCGCGGCGCGCGCTTCGGCGTCGCCTCGCTCACCGAAGGGACGGCGTACATCCTGCGCGAGATGCTGGCTCAGCGCGGGCTGCACGACGGCGACTACGCGCTGCTCGAAGTCGGAACGCATCCGGTGCGCTGGGAAGCGCTCAAAGCGGGGACGCTCGACGCGGCGCTGCAGCTCGTGCCGTTCAACTACATGGCCGAGGACGCCGGCTTCGCGATACTCGCGCAGGCCTACGACGACGTCCCCGACTACGCGTTCACCACGGTGAACGTGCGGCGCTCCTGGGCCGGCGCGCAGCCCGCGATCGTCGAGGCGTTCTTGCGCGCGCTGCTGCGCGGCACGGCCTGGATCTACGACCATCCCGCCGCGAGCGTCCGCGTCGCGGCCTCCGCCTCCGGCGTTCCGGAAGCGTACGTCGAGCGCGCGGTGCGCGAGTTCGTCGACCGCCGCGTCGTCGCGCGCGATCTGTCGCTGAGCCGCGCCGGGCTCGCCAAGGTGGAAGAGACGCTCGCTCATGCCGGCGCGACGCGCGCGGCCGACGCGGATCGCGCGATCGACCTGCGCGCGCTCGAACGCGCCCGCGCTTCCCTCGCCCAACTTTCCCGGAGCACTTCATGA
- a CDS encoding aldehyde dehydrogenase family protein, with translation MSTTIAMSTQDVHARAFAEPFAMLIDGALCGAEDGATFATVNPSTEAALADVPLAGREQVARAVDAAQRASAAWRGASLPERIAAVTRTIEILREHAEELSYLDALDGGLVLAEARKDVALAGAWIGYMLGAAMEVKGHTLPFADRGWLLTKREPYGVVARIGAFNHPLLFTAGKIAAPLLMGNAVIVKTPEQAPLSSLLFGRLVRDVFPPGVLQILSGDGPTTGDALVRHPRVKRIALIGSVETAMRIQRSAAETAVKHVTLELGGKNAMIVFPDADLDRAVEGATSSTNMQQSAGQSCGSITRLFLHESVHDAFVERLAARVAQIAVGDPLAPGTQMGPLVSEAQYRRVLGYIDAGRSEGASVVTGGVAPAWREKGFFVEPTVFGGVTPAMRIAREEIFGPVLSVLRWSDREAMLAQANAVELGLTGSVWTRDLATAMECADALDSGYVWVNGAARHFIGAPFGGHKNSGVDVEESIEELYSYTQSKTISLCA, from the coding sequence ATGAGTACGACCATCGCCATGTCGACGCAGGACGTGCACGCGCGCGCCTTCGCCGAACCGTTCGCCATGCTGATCGACGGCGCGCTGTGCGGTGCCGAGGACGGCGCGACATTCGCCACCGTCAACCCCTCGACCGAAGCCGCGCTCGCCGACGTCCCGCTCGCGGGCCGCGAGCAGGTCGCGCGCGCGGTCGACGCGGCGCAGCGCGCATCGGCGGCGTGGCGGGGCGCCTCGCTTCCGGAGCGGATCGCCGCGGTCACCCGCACGATCGAGATCCTGCGCGAACATGCCGAAGAACTGAGCTATCTCGACGCGCTCGACGGCGGACTCGTCCTCGCCGAGGCACGCAAGGACGTCGCGCTCGCGGGCGCCTGGATCGGCTACATGCTCGGCGCGGCGATGGAGGTGAAGGGGCACACGCTCCCGTTCGCCGACCGCGGCTGGCTGCTGACAAAGCGCGAGCCGTACGGCGTCGTCGCGCGGATCGGCGCGTTCAACCATCCGCTGCTGTTCACCGCCGGGAAGATCGCCGCGCCGCTGCTCATGGGGAACGCGGTCATCGTCAAGACGCCCGAACAGGCGCCGCTCTCGTCGCTGCTCTTCGGCCGACTCGTCCGGGACGTCTTTCCGCCGGGGGTGCTGCAGATTCTCAGCGGCGACGGCCCGACGACCGGCGACGCGCTCGTACGGCACCCGCGCGTCAAACGCATTGCGCTGATCGGCAGCGTCGAGACGGCGATGCGCATCCAGCGAAGCGCCGCCGAGACCGCGGTCAAACACGTCACGCTCGAACTCGGCGGGAAGAACGCGATGATCGTGTTCCCCGACGCCGACCTCGACCGCGCGGTCGAAGGCGCGACGTCGAGCACGAACATGCAGCAGAGCGCCGGCCAATCGTGCGGTTCGATCACGCGCCTCTTTCTCCACGAGTCGGTCCACGACGCGTTCGTCGAGCGCCTGGCGGCGCGCGTCGCGCAGATCGCGGTCGGCGATCCGCTCGCGCCCGGGACGCAGATGGGTCCGCTGGTGTCGGAGGCGCAGTACCGGCGCGTACTGGGGTACATCGACGCGGGGCGCTCGGAGGGCGCGTCGGTGGTGACCGGCGGCGTCGCGCCGGCGTGGCGCGAGAAGGGCTTCTTTGTCGAGCCCACCGTCTTCGGCGGCGTCACGCCGGCGATGCGCATCGCGCGCGAAGAGATCTTCGGGCCGGTCCTCTCGGTTCTGCGCTGGTCGGACCGCGAGGCGATGCTCGCGCAGGCCAACGCCGTCGAACTCGGGCTCACCGGATCGGTGTGGACGCGCGATCTCGCGACCGCGATGGAGTGCGCCGATGCGCTCGACAGCGGCTACGTGTGGGTCAACGGGGCGGCGCGCCACTTCATCGGCGCGCCGTTCGGCGGCCACAAGAACAGCGGCGTCGACGTCGAGGAGAGCATCGAGGAACTCTACAGCTACACGCAGTCCAAGACGATCAGTCTGTGCGCATGA
- a CDS encoding cupin domain-containing protein: protein MIDNIAQRGCRSGCCVSMVGDVYVFLATGAETNGAYFLMDGIVPPGGGPPLHVHSREDEAFYVAAGEFEIEYGERTQRLGPTGFVHCRRGVAHRFRNVGTQPGRLLQMFTPAGIEQFFYAAGTEVAGADAEPLPVTPADIERLLLAAAEHGIEIRLPEGDHHG, encoded by the coding sequence ATGATCGACAACATCGCACAGCGCGGGTGCCGAAGCGGCTGCTGCGTCTCCATGGTCGGCGACGTCTACGTGTTTCTCGCGACCGGCGCGGAGACGAACGGCGCCTATTTTCTGATGGACGGGATCGTCCCGCCCGGCGGCGGCCCGCCCCTGCACGTGCACTCGCGCGAGGACGAAGCGTTCTACGTCGCCGCCGGCGAGTTCGAAATCGAGTACGGCGAGCGCACGCAGCGGCTCGGGCCGACCGGATTCGTGCATTGCCGGCGCGGCGTCGCGCACCGCTTCCGCAACGTCGGCACGCAGCCCGGACGCTTGCTGCAGATGTTCACGCCGGCGGGGATCGAGCAGTTTTTCTACGCCGCCGGGACCGAGGTCGCCGGCGCGGATGCCGAGCCGCTGCCGGTGACGCCGGCCGACATCGAGCGGCTGCTGCTCGCCGCCGCCGAACACGGGATCGAGATCCGTCTGCCTGAGGGCGATCATCATGGGTGA